The following coding sequences are from one candidate division KSB1 bacterium window:
- a CDS encoding FlgO family outer membrane protein → MKRRVAFAALAGTVSVLLLVDLHAAPTPQWHADYVQGLQAAQEGRLQEAVQLFQQALKVRAKDSAKQRAQGTTFIEYYPHRELGICYYYLGDLENARRELNISLSQAPTPRARRFLDLVNRGQAPPKGEVPPFDEQPPPLGKEPPAKPTEREPTGPTAVGERLSIAVLPFASKGIGRELGQIDLLDKVITELVNLNRFKVIERAQLEKILAEQQLGMSGVLDASTAAQIGKGIGVDAVMIGSITQGGNSVTIDARLIDTETATIISAKDAFVTGISLQSLSQMISELAGKFRDDFPLANGYVIGIDGSRVTLDLSSSSGLKKGRKCIIYREGAPIVHPVSGKVIGRMIDELCEVQVTDVFESYSLATVTKTKAGAPALRDRVITK, encoded by the coding sequence ATGAAGCGAAGAGTTGCCTTTGCAGCGCTGGCGGGGACTGTGAGCGTCCTTCTGCTCGTCGACCTCCACGCCGCACCAACTCCCCAATGGCACGCCGACTATGTGCAGGGGTTGCAGGCCGCGCAAGAAGGGCGCCTACAAGAGGCGGTGCAGCTTTTCCAGCAAGCCCTCAAGGTTCGTGCCAAGGACAGTGCCAAACAGCGCGCCCAGGGCACGACTTTCATCGAGTACTATCCGCACAGGGAGTTAGGGATTTGCTACTACTACCTGGGCGACTTGGAGAACGCGCGCCGCGAGTTGAACATCTCTCTGTCGCAAGCCCCCACCCCTCGCGCGCGGCGTTTCCTTGACCTGGTCAATCGTGGCCAAGCACCGCCCAAGGGCGAAGTGCCCCCCTTTGACGAACAACCACCCCCGCTGGGCAAAGAGCCGCCTGCCAAGCCCACAGAACGCGAGCCGACCGGACCCACGGCAGTAGGGGAACGGCTGAGCATTGCGGTTCTGCCATTCGCCAGCAAAGGGATCGGCCGCGAGCTCGGTCAAATCGACCTTCTCGACAAGGTGATCACCGAGCTGGTCAACCTCAACCGCTTCAAGGTCATTGAGCGGGCGCAATTGGAGAAGATCCTTGCCGAACAGCAATTGGGCATGTCGGGCGTGCTGGATGCCTCCACCGCTGCCCAGATCGGCAAGGGGATCGGCGTAGACGCCGTCATGATCGGCAGCATCACCCAGGGCGGCAACTCGGTGACTATCGACGCACGACTCATCGACACCGAGACGGCCACCATCATTTCAGCCAAGGACGCTTTCGTCACCGGCATCAGCCTGCAGAGCCTGTCGCAGATGATCAGCGAGCTGGCTGGCAAGTTCCGGGACGACTTTCCGCTGGCAAACGGCTATGTCATCGGCATCGATGGCAGCCGCGTCACGCTCGACCTTAGCTCAAGCAGCGGCTTGAAAAAGGGGCGCAAGTGCATCATCTACCGGGAAGGGGCACCCATCGTGCATCCGGTCTCAGGCAAGGTGATCGGCAGGATGATCGACGAGCTCTGCGAGGTGCAGGTCACCGATGTGTTCGAGTCCTATAGCCTTGCTACGGTCACCAAGACCAAGGCCGGGGCGCCGGCGCTGCGTGACCGGGTCATCACCAAGTAG
- a CDS encoding PAS domain S-box protein, which produces MISAPAAEEVHARLQAVQDELAQKYHVAIAIRDRHGHSLTTPSKSVEQKASLSASALQGLYHCLSANWLLRDRDAMQGKRLVATLFCGGVALAALPMVVDSDVAAVVRVAQTFGEVRRQLELLNEQVVSSGGAVSGEDFLDPVDVYLGANFLTMLEAIEQAVGEALGVPPAAPAPEAPAALPSLLVTERLLALIPAGAFVATVDWQISAANQELARMLGYAGGQALVGRNLLGDLIDLECLPLLEELQGKNEIVARQVTVRTADGDQLPTVLSMAALEREAGAPPTYLGVVQRVETGMQPPTAPALATAQLQALVEGWPGPALLVDSSQRILRHSRAVEQELGYAAGELAGAHLQSVIAGAEGLFEVAETSPSPAPRVLDVQLLHKSGDRTGARCMAIPAGGAVALLALPAPSTPGVRPDAGDLLRSLVAGLPLACLVCTADGKIFHANVASAALTGYAEEELRGRSLAELVASDEQANAAGWLSGAEAGKLIGVSLTLRRKDGALAAVGARMFTVYGENHTRLVVVALQEAGKVSGADADQCYRQLVETSRDLYWAIEIPDPEHFELAIPLQLSRGFADIPDLATLKAEGGLVRAKITHTPESWETFRRSCLAVFRTGRVMSGVRTVHVDRERKVVQTFSTEILPLYREGKLVGVHGLARDTTEEYLLQQELRRSEEKYRALVEHAAVGVCLVDRQGRVIQVNSAGLEILGASAVEELNRRGIASLLDEQARQVLARELAKGPLRAREVTATRLDGRKVELVVHAREVTTPDHGQCIEAWFTDVTRRRTAERRLRESEERFRSFAESIAEGVVIVNTAGGIVYANRRVAEVFGYTRKELAGMELWEFFHPTERESLRGLFAQLMQGQASRVQTEGDGLTKSAAILRLEVSLTPRRKRGKVVGAFVVLRDVTQQRSLEEQLQQAQKMESVGMLAGGIAHDFNNVLTEILGYASLLDAEEELPEHLRGMVRQIIELASMAGSLTQQLIAFSRNTRPQRRPMQLNEVVRETARFLSHSLPEGIALRTHLAKDLRIISGDPVQLQQVLINLCVNARDAVPEGGKIVIKTDNVTLTDEQRRQFKNQQLHEVVRLRVSDTGVGMDQETIKHIFEPFFTTKSKGKGSGLGLSIVYVIVAGHGGEIQVSSAPGQGATFDIYLPALTEQLKPEPEKKRLPLKGGNECILLVDDQEEMLELGQRMLSRHGYEVLTAKGGVEGVDLFRQRADEIDLVIVDLLMPDLPGEECARTIRSEKPEVAILLTSGFVPAPRGQEELAQVSDGILQKPFDLRQLLTVVRATLDAKKSPD; this is translated from the coding sequence ATGATATCGGCGCCTGCTGCCGAGGAGGTGCATGCCCGCCTGCAAGCGGTTCAGGATGAGCTGGCCCAGAAATACCACGTGGCCATCGCCATCCGTGACCGCCACGGTCACTCACTTACCACCCCGAGCAAATCTGTCGAACAGAAGGCCTCCCTTTCGGCCTCGGCCCTACAAGGTCTCTACCACTGCCTTTCTGCCAACTGGCTGCTGCGTGACCGGGACGCGATGCAGGGCAAGCGCCTTGTGGCCACGCTCTTTTGCGGTGGCGTAGCCTTAGCGGCGCTGCCAATGGTCGTTGACTCGGATGTGGCTGCCGTGGTGCGGGTGGCGCAGACCTTTGGCGAGGTGCGGCGCCAACTGGAGCTGCTCAATGAGCAAGTCGTGAGCAGCGGGGGAGCCGTCTCTGGCGAGGATTTTCTTGACCCGGTAGACGTCTATCTGGGGGCCAACTTCCTCACGATGCTGGAAGCCATCGAGCAGGCGGTGGGAGAGGCGCTGGGTGTGCCGCCGGCCGCGCCTGCCCCAGAGGCCCCTGCGGCCCTGCCTTCGCTCCTGGTGACGGAACGGCTGTTAGCACTCATTCCGGCAGGCGCTTTCGTTGCCACAGTGGACTGGCAAATCAGCGCGGCGAACCAGGAACTGGCCAGGATGCTCGGCTACGCCGGGGGCCAGGCATTGGTGGGGCGCAACCTGCTCGGCGACCTCATAGACTTGGAGTGCCTGCCGCTGCTGGAGGAGCTGCAAGGCAAAAATGAAATCGTCGCGCGGCAGGTGACAGTGCGCACCGCTGATGGCGACCAACTGCCGACCGTGCTGAGCATGGCCGCTCTCGAGAGGGAAGCAGGTGCGCCTCCCACGTACCTGGGAGTGGTGCAGCGCGTGGAGACGGGGATGCAGCCACCCACTGCGCCAGCATTGGCGACTGCGCAGCTGCAGGCCCTTGTGGAAGGGTGGCCAGGGCCGGCGCTCCTGGTGGACAGTTCGCAGCGGATCCTGCGGCACAGCCGGGCGGTGGAGCAAGAGCTGGGATACGCAGCCGGCGAGCTTGCGGGCGCCCACTTGCAGTCGGTCATCGCAGGGGCAGAGGGGCTCTTTGAGGTGGCAGAAACTTCCCCATCGCCCGCGCCCAGGGTGCTTGACGTGCAGCTCCTCCACAAGTCGGGTGACCGCACAGGCGCGCGCTGTATGGCAATCCCTGCAGGTGGAGCGGTGGCCCTCTTGGCTTTGCCGGCGCCTTCTACGCCTGGAGTTCGACCGGATGCAGGTGACTTGCTCAGGTCTCTGGTGGCGGGCCTCCCGCTTGCTTGCTTGGTCTGTACAGCGGACGGGAAGATCTTTCATGCCAATGTCGCATCGGCCGCCCTCACTGGCTATGCAGAGGAGGAATTGCGCGGACGCTCCCTTGCCGAGCTCGTGGCGAGCGACGAGCAGGCGAACGCGGCCGGATGGCTGAGCGGCGCGGAGGCCGGCAAGCTGATCGGTGTCTCCCTAACTTTGCGCAGGAAAGACGGCGCCCTGGCAGCCGTGGGCGCACGCATGTTCACCGTCTACGGGGAAAACCACACCCGGCTCGTGGTGGTCGCGCTTCAAGAGGCGGGAAAAGTGAGCGGCGCCGATGCCGACCAGTGCTATCGGCAGTTGGTCGAGACCTCGCGGGATCTCTATTGGGCTATTGAAATTCCCGACCCTGAGCATTTCGAGCTGGCAATTCCCCTGCAGCTCAGCCGTGGCTTTGCCGACATCCCTGACCTGGCTACGCTGAAGGCCGAAGGCGGCTTGGTGCGCGCCAAGATAACGCACACGCCGGAGAGCTGGGAGACATTCCGTCGTTCCTGCTTAGCGGTCTTCCGAACTGGGCGGGTGATGTCCGGCGTGCGCACCGTGCACGTCGACCGCGAACGTAAGGTGGTACAGACCTTCTCGACCGAGATCCTTCCGCTCTATCGCGAGGGCAAACTGGTGGGGGTGCACGGCCTGGCGCGCGACACTACCGAGGAGTACCTCCTTCAGCAGGAACTGCGGCGCTCTGAAGAGAAGTACCGGGCTTTGGTGGAACACGCAGCGGTGGGCGTATGCCTGGTGGACCGCCAGGGGAGGGTCATCCAGGTCAACAGCGCTGGCTTGGAGATTCTCGGCGCCTCCGCTGTTGAGGAGCTCAATCGGCGCGGAATCGCCTCCTTGCTGGACGAGCAGGCTCGCCAGGTGCTGGCCCGCGAGCTGGCCAAAGGGCCGTTGCGGGCGCGGGAGGTAACGGCCACTCGGCTTGACGGGCGCAAGGTCGAACTGGTAGTGCATGCCCGGGAGGTCACTACGCCGGACCACGGCCAATGCATCGAGGCCTGGTTTACCGACGTGACCCGCCGCCGCACTGCAGAGCGCCGCCTGCGCGAGTCGGAAGAGCGCTTCAGGTCGTTCGCAGAGAGCATCGCCGAGGGGGTGGTCATTGTCAACACCGCCGGCGGCATTGTGTACGCCAATCGTCGCGTGGCCGAGGTTTTCGGCTACACGCGCAAAGAACTCGCCGGCATGGAGTTGTGGGAATTCTTTCATCCCACCGAGCGCGAGTCGCTGCGCGGCCTTTTTGCCCAGCTCATGCAGGGGCAGGCCAGCAGGGTGCAGACGGAGGGCGACGGCCTGACCAAGAGCGCGGCAATCCTTCGGCTGGAGGTGAGTCTCACGCCGCGGCGTAAGAGGGGAAAAGTGGTGGGCGCCTTCGTGGTACTGCGGGACGTTACCCAGCAGCGTTCCCTGGAGGAACAGCTCCAGCAGGCGCAGAAGATGGAAAGCGTCGGCATGTTGGCAGGCGGCATTGCCCACGACTTCAACAACGTCCTCACCGAAATCCTGGGCTACGCCTCGTTGCTCGACGCTGAGGAGGAGCTCCCGGAGCACCTGCGCGGGATGGTGAGGCAGATCATCGAGCTTGCCTCTATGGCGGGCTCGCTGACCCAGCAGCTCATCGCCTTCAGTCGCAACACCAGGCCCCAGCGCCGCCCCATGCAGCTCAACGAGGTGGTGCGCGAGACGGCGCGCTTTCTTTCGCATAGCCTGCCCGAGGGGATCGCGCTCAGGACGCATTTGGCCAAAGACCTGCGCATCATCTCCGGCGACCCGGTGCAGCTGCAGCAGGTGCTCATCAATCTCTGCGTCAATGCACGCGACGCCGTGCCCGAGGGGGGCAAGATCGTCATCAAGACGGACAACGTTACCCTCACCGACGAGCAACGGCGTCAGTTCAAGAATCAACAGCTGCATGAAGTGGTGCGGCTGCGCGTCTCCGATACAGGCGTAGGCATGGACCAAGAGACGATCAAGCACATCTTCGAGCCTTTCTTCACCACCAAGTCGAAAGGGAAGGGCTCCGGATTGGGCTTGTCCATCGTCTACGTCATCGTGGCCGGGCACGGCGGTGAGATCCAGGTGAGCAGCGCGCCAGGCCAGGGCGCCACCTTTGACATTTACTTGCCGGCACTGACGGAACAGCTCAAGCCTGAGCCGGAGAAGAAACGGTTGCCGCTCAAGGGGGGCAATGAGTGTATCCTGCTCGTTGACGACCAGGAAGAGATGCTCGAATTGGGTCAGAGGATGCTCAGCAGGCACGGCTACGAGGTGTTGACCGCCAAAGGGGGTGTGGAGGGCGTGGATCTCTTCCGCCAGCGGGCCGACGAAATCGACCTCGTGATCGTGGACCTTCTCATGCCGGACCTACCCGGTGAAGAGTGTGCCCGCACCATCCGTTCGGAAAAGCCGGAGGTAGCCATACTCTTGACCAGCGGTTTCGTTCCCGCCCCACGCGGGCAGGAGGAGTTGGCGCAGGTCAGCGACGGCATCCTGCAGAAGCCCTTCGACTTGCGGCAGTTGCTCACGGTGGTGCGCGCTACCCTTGACGCCAAGAAGTCGCCCGACTGA
- the buk gene encoding butyrate kinase: MLLKSGKWQATPRDRFFPGYRILAINPGSTSTKVAYFEGDIEVYAGEIKHSAEELAPFEEITEQYDFRKRVILSELQAKQIDISRLDAVVGRGGLIWPVPSGTFLVNECMKQDLRACVQGSHASNLGGLIAAEIAEELGILAYIVDPVVVDEVSEIYKITGLKELRRKIISHALSQIATAKRYAEETGRFYREINVIVAHLGGGISIGAHFKGRYAEVNNALDGEGPFTPERSGSLPVGQLIQLCYSGKYTLKEMKLKNKGRGGLIDLVGTSDFREVERRVLAGEPEFVAVFEAMAYQVARWITSLLPAFEGEPVDQVLLTGGLARCQPFVERIKQRIAALNVGVTVYPGENEMTALRDGALRVLMGKEKVKTYLGKPSPAEEAQAAPLAVS; the protein is encoded by the coding sequence ATGCTGCTCAAGTCCGGCAAGTGGCAGGCGACCCCGCGTGACCGCTTCTTTCCCGGCTACCGCATCCTGGCCATCAATCCCGGGTCCACTTCGACAAAGGTCGCTTACTTTGAAGGGGACATCGAGGTCTACGCTGGGGAGATAAAACACAGCGCCGAGGAACTGGCGCCGTTTGAGGAAATCACCGAGCAGTACGATTTCCGCAAGAGAGTTATTCTCTCGGAACTGCAAGCCAAGCAGATTGACATCAGCCGCCTGGACGCCGTAGTGGGAAGGGGGGGTCTGATCTGGCCAGTGCCCAGCGGCACCTTTCTGGTCAACGAGTGCATGAAGCAGGACCTGCGCGCCTGCGTACAGGGCAGTCATGCCTCGAACCTCGGCGGACTCATTGCCGCCGAGATCGCCGAAGAGCTGGGGATTCTGGCCTACATTGTCGACCCGGTGGTGGTGGACGAGGTGAGCGAGATCTACAAGATCACCGGCCTGAAGGAGTTGCGGCGCAAAATCATCTCGCACGCGCTAAGCCAGATCGCCACGGCCAAGCGCTATGCAGAGGAGACGGGCCGCTTCTATCGCGAGATCAACGTCATCGTCGCCCACCTTGGAGGCGGCATTAGCATTGGAGCGCACTTCAAGGGGCGCTATGCCGAGGTCAACAACGCGCTGGATGGCGAAGGCCCATTCACCCCGGAGCGGAGTGGGTCACTTCCCGTTGGCCAGCTCATTCAGCTTTGCTACTCGGGAAAGTACACGCTGAAAGAGATGAAGCTGAAGAACAAAGGCCGGGGTGGGCTCATCGACCTGGTGGGAACCTCGGACTTTCGCGAGGTGGAGCGACGCGTGCTGGCCGGCGAGCCTGAGTTTGTGGCAGTGTTCGAGGCGATGGCCTACCAGGTGGCGCGGTGGATCACCTCTCTTCTGCCCGCCTTTGAAGGAGAGCCGGTTGACCAGGTGTTGCTGACCGGAGGGCTCGCCCGGTGCCAGCCCTTTGTAGAGCGCATCAAGCAACGCATTGCGGCGCTCAACGTCGGGGTGACCGTCTACCCTGGAGAGAACGAGATGACCGCCCTCCGCGACGGGGCGCTGCGCGTCCTCATGGGTAAGGAGAAGGTCAAGACCTATTTGGGAAAGCCATCTCCGGCCGAAGAGGCACAGGCTGCGCCGCTGGCGGTGAGCTGA
- a CDS encoding M14 family zinc carboxypeptidase, whose protein sequence is MRRTKSLFVMVLTVLMTWTSLLLGAARQLVRVYVAEEDALRLKAFATLAPDIAGRARDGSYVEVIATAEQRAAFARLGLKMETLIPDLEALDREWRTQGYLDRFHNYERLVAELNAAMSHYPDLVRVIDIGDSWEKTQGKADRDIWAVKISDNVAEQEEEPEVLIMGCHHAREIITPEIVLYFMNYLLTNYGTDPYVTYLVNNRQIWLVPLVNPDGHAYVFTTDRWWRKNRRNNGDGSFGVDLNRNYGYMWGYDNQGSSPVPSDATYRGPAAFSEPEVQAIRDLCLQHRFRISVSYHSYGQLFLYPWGYVKQNTPDQTIFRALADSCVAYNHYTPGNAASGTIYITNGDSDDWLYGEQTAKEKIFAFTPEVGVQFHPDTSRITQEILENLGPNLYVCYAVGEEPIIAHTPLQDTEDDVGPYSVSVRVSPAIPLSSAAASPIRSDAVWLYFTVDTGAGFDSLAMLPQAEQGLYAAQLPGLGPDVTISYYLSAQDGNGRVGRAPRPAPVALYSFSVRPDTVPPSISHTPIQEKSVFDHSFPVIAEVRDNAGIAAVWVQFRRNGGPLDSLRLTTTGLPDQYRGEIDAQQSAEGDVWEYRIVAVDASRRANRAMLPAAGFFSFRVTGDLVFDFEGEGHFTPSAGSDWQWGRPTSGPRQAHSGLHLWATNLAGNYSNYSNSRLDTPPVQLPPTLRTASLRFWHWYEFEYSDALWDGGNIKISVDGGPFALAYPEDGYDNVVNPYNATLGGEPAFGGPSGTGDSWHEETVDLTPFIGHTVQIRFHFGSDSDVNMAGWYIDDVRFALVSATSVANEPVGAPVAFGLSEAYPNPFNPATTILAAVPRQSRVRLKVVNMLGQSVRLLYDGDLPAGHHEMRWDGNTESGASAPTGIYLLHLETQGFRAVRKVVKLQ, encoded by the coding sequence ATGCGTCGCACGAAAAGCCTTTTTGTGATGGTGCTCACCGTACTAATGACCTGGACAAGCTTACTTTTGGGTGCAGCACGTCAACTGGTGAGAGTCTATGTAGCCGAGGAGGACGCTCTGAGGCTCAAAGCCTTTGCTACCTTGGCGCCGGATATTGCTGGTCGCGCCAGGGACGGCAGCTACGTAGAGGTGATTGCCACCGCCGAACAACGCGCGGCTTTTGCCCGCTTGGGCTTGAAGATGGAAACCCTAATCCCAGACCTGGAGGCCTTGGATAGGGAGTGGCGCACCCAGGGCTACCTTGACCGTTTTCACAACTACGAGCGCCTGGTGGCGGAACTCAACGCCGCTATGAGCCACTACCCCGACCTAGTGCGGGTCATTGACATCGGCGACTCCTGGGAAAAGACGCAGGGAAAGGCCGACCGCGACATCTGGGCAGTAAAGATCTCCGACAATGTGGCAGAACAGGAGGAGGAGCCAGAGGTGCTGATCATGGGGTGCCATCATGCCCGGGAAATTATCACCCCGGAAATCGTCCTCTACTTCATGAACTACCTCCTCACCAACTACGGCACCGACCCGTACGTGACTTACCTTGTCAACAATCGCCAAATCTGGTTGGTGCCGCTGGTCAACCCCGATGGGCACGCCTATGTCTTCACCACCGACCGCTGGTGGCGCAAGAATAGAAGGAACAATGGCGACGGCTCCTTTGGCGTTGACCTGAACCGCAACTACGGGTACATGTGGGGCTATGACAACCAGGGCTCGAGTCCGGTGCCCTCGGACGCGACTTACCGTGGGCCGGCTGCCTTTTCGGAGCCGGAGGTGCAGGCCATCCGTGACCTTTGCCTGCAGCATCGCTTCAGGATCTCGGTCTCGTATCACAGCTATGGCCAGCTGTTTCTTTATCCCTGGGGCTACGTGAAGCAGAACACCCCGGACCAGACGATATTCAGGGCGTTGGCTGATAGCTGCGTAGCCTACAACCACTACACTCCCGGCAATGCCGCTTCGGGCACGATCTACATTACCAACGGCGACTCTGACGACTGGCTCTACGGCGAGCAGACGGCCAAGGAGAAAATTTTTGCCTTCACCCCCGAGGTTGGCGTGCAGTTCCATCCCGACACTTCCAGAATTACGCAGGAGATCCTGGAAAACCTTGGCCCCAACCTCTACGTGTGCTATGCGGTGGGCGAAGAGCCGATCATCGCGCACACGCCCCTGCAGGATACGGAGGACGATGTCGGGCCCTACTCGGTGAGTGTGCGGGTCTCCCCGGCCATCCCCTTGAGTTCCGCCGCAGCCTCTCCCATCCGCAGCGATGCGGTGTGGCTGTACTTCACCGTGGACACCGGAGCTGGCTTCGACTCGCTGGCCATGCTCCCTCAAGCAGAGCAAGGGCTGTACGCGGCTCAGCTGCCAGGCCTTGGCCCGGACGTCACCATTTCCTACTACCTTTCTGCACAGGATGGCAATGGGCGTGTGGGCAGGGCGCCTCGCCCTGCACCAGTGGCGCTCTACTCCTTCAGCGTGCGGCCCGACACTGTGCCACCGAGCATTAGCCACACCCCAATCCAGGAAAAGTCGGTATTCGACCACTCTTTTCCGGTGATTGCCGAAGTGAGGGACAATGCGGGGATTGCGGCCGTGTGGGTGCAATTCCGGCGGAATGGAGGCCCTCTTGATTCGCTCCGTCTGACCACCACTGGCCTGCCTGACCAATATCGCGGGGAGATCGATGCCCAGCAGAGCGCGGAAGGCGATGTGTGGGAGTACCGCATCGTCGCCGTAGACGCCTCCCGGCGCGCAAATCGGGCCATGCTGCCCGCAGCAGGCTTTTTCTCCTTCAGGGTGACCGGGGACTTGGTATTCGACTTTGAGGGCGAAGGGCACTTCACCCCCTCTGCAGGGAGCGATTGGCAGTGGGGCCGCCCGACCAGCGGCCCCCGCCAGGCCCACTCCGGACTGCACCTGTGGGCAACCAACCTGGCCGGAAATTACAGCAACTACTCCAATTCGCGCCTGGACACCCCGCCAGTCCAGCTCCCGCCCACTCTGCGCACAGCCTCCCTGAGATTTTGGCACTGGTACGAGTTCGAGTACTCCGACGCGCTCTGGGACGGCGGCAATATCAAGATCTCTGTCGATGGCGGACCTTTCGCCTTGGCGTACCCTGAAGACGGATACGACAATGTCGTCAATCCTTACAATGCCACGCTGGGCGGAGAGCCTGCCTTCGGCGGTCCGTCGGGTACTGGCGACTCTTGGCACGAGGAAACTGTGGACCTCACGCCCTTCATCGGTCATACGGTGCAGATACGCTTCCACTTCGGCTCGGACTCGGATGTCAACATGGCCGGCTGGTACATCGACGACGTCAGGTTCGCACTGGTCAGCGCGACTTCAGTGGCGAATGAACCGGTAGGGGCACCGGTAGCTTTTGGGCTTTCAGAGGCCTACCCAAATCCGTTCAATCCGGCCACCACCATCCTTGCCGCCGTGCCGCGGCAGAGTCGAGTGCGCCTGAAAGTGGTAAACATGTTGGGCCAATCTGTACGGCTTCTCTACGATGGCGACCTCCCCGCAGGCCATCACGAGATGCGATGGGACGGCAACACAGAATCGGGAGCTTCTGCGCCCACTGGCATCTACCTTCTCCACCTAGAGACGCAGGGCTTTCGGGCAGTGCGCAAGGTGGTCAAGCTGCAGTGA